The following proteins are encoded in a genomic region of Arachis stenosperma cultivar V10309 chromosome 4, arast.V10309.gnm1.PFL2, whole genome shotgun sequence:
- the LOC130974257 gene encoding pyrophosphate--fructose 6-phosphate 1-phosphotransferase subunit beta-like: MAPSYIPNGNLSAGGSVTGRFANVYSEVQSSRVHHSLPLPSVLKTSFSLIDGPRSSAAGNPDEIAKLFPHLFGQPSATLVPSETPLPDQKLKIGVVLSGGQAPGGHNVISGIFDYLQERAKGSTLYGFRGGPAGIMKCKYVELNSDYIYPYRNQGGFDMICSGRDKIETPEQFKQAEETTKKLDLDGLVVIGGDDSNTNACLLAENFRSKNLKTRVIGCPKTIDGDLKCKEVPTSFGFDTACKIYSEMIGNVMVDARSTGKYYHFVRLMGRAASHITLECALQTHPNITIIGEEVAAKKLTLKNVTDYIVDVICKRAAVNYNYGVILIPEGLIDFIPEVQQLIAELNEILAHDIVDEGGLWKKKLTDQSLKLFEFLPQAIQEQLMLERDPHGNVQVAKIETEKMLIQMAETELEKRKQEGKYRGEFRGQSHFFGYEGRCGLPTNFDATYCYALGYGAGALLHSGKTGLISSVRNLCAPVEDWIVGGTALTSLMDVERRHGKFKPVIKKAMVELQGAPFKKFASLRDEWALKNCYVSPGPIQFSGPGSDAVSHTLRLELESQA; the protein is encoded by the exons ATGGCGCCATCTTACATACCTAACGGCAACCTCTCCGCCGGTGGTTCAGTCACCGGCCGCTTTGCCAATGTCTACAGTGAGGTTCAGAGCAGCCGCGTTCACCACTCTCTCCCACTCCCCTCCGTTCTCAAGACCTCCTTCTCCCTCATCGATGGTCCCCGGAGCTCCGCCGCCGGCAATCCAG ATGAGATCGCTAAGCTGTTTCCTCATTTGTTCGGACAACCGTCTGCGACGTTGGTCCCTAGCGAGACACCGCTTCCGGATCAGAAGTTGAAGATCGGCGTGGTCTTGTCCGGAGGTCAGGCTCCCGGAGGCCACAACGTCATCTCTGGAATCTTTG ATTACCTGCAAGAGCGCGCAAAAGGAAGCACATTGTATGGTTTCAGGGGTGGTCCTGCTGGCATCATGAAATGCAAATACGTTGAACTCAACTCGGACTATATTTATCCTTATAGAAATCAG GGTGGCTTTGACATGATTTGCAGTGGGAGGGACAAGATTGAAACTCCAGAGCAG TTCAAACAAGCTGAAGAAACAACAAAGAAGCTAGACTTGGATGGGCTTGTTGTTATTGGTGGAGATGACTCAAACACAAATGCATGCCTACTTGCTGAGAACTTCAG AAGCAAAAATCTGAAGACTCGCGTGATTGGATGTCCTAAAACTATTGATGGTGATTTAAAGTGCAAAGAAGTTCCTACCAGTTTTGGTTTTGATACTGCATGCAAG ATATACTCTGAAATGATTGGAAATGTTATGGTAGATGCCCGATCAACAGGAAAATATTACCATT TTGTGCGGCTTATGGGGCGTGCAGCTTCACACATTACACTGGAATGTGCTTTACAAACCCACCCAAACATTACTATTATTGGAGAAGAG GTTGCTGCCAAGAAGTTGACACTGAAAAATGTCACAGACTATATTGTAGATGTTATTTGTAAAAGAGCTGCAGTTAATTACAATTATGGGGTCATTCTTATCCCTGAAGGTTTAATTGATTTCATTCCTGAG GTCCAGCAACTTATTGCAGAACTAAATGAAATTCTGGCCCATGATATTGTGGATGAGGGTGGATTATGGAAGAAGAAACTCACTGATCAGTCACTGAAGCTTTTTGAATTCTTACCTCAAGCAATTCAAGAGCAATTGATGCTTGAAAGGGATCCACATGGAAATGTTCAG GTTGCCAAGATAGAAACAGAGAAAATGCTTATTCAAATGGCTGAAACTGAGTTGGAGAAGAGAAAGCAAGAGGGAAAATATAGAGGCGAATTTAGAGGGCAATCTCACTTTTTCGG TTACGAAGGGAGATGTGGATTGCCAACTAATTTTGATGCTACTTATTGCTATGCTCTTGGTTATGGTGCTGGAGCCCTCCTTCACAGTGGGAAGACTGGATTAATATCATCA GTTAGGAATCTCTGTGCACCAGTTGAAGACTGGATTGTTGGTGGAACTGCACTCACCTCACTGATGGACGTAGAGAGAAGACATG GTAAGTTCAAGCCCGTGATCAAGAAGGCAATGGTAGAGCTTCAAG GGGCacccttcaaaaagtttgcctcCTTGAGGGATGAGTGGGCCCTAAAAAATTGCTACGTCAGTCCAG GTCCAATTCAATTCTCTGGTCCGGGATCTGATGCAGTTAGTCACACCCTTCGTTTGGAGCTTGAATCACAAGCTTGA